Proteins from a single region of Cystobacter fuscus DSM 2262:
- a CDS encoding cytochrome c biogenesis CcdA family protein yields MWAFVLAALAGVATILSPCVLPMLPIVLARGAGDDRREPLLIVVGFVASFAAGGIAIGALAASSGQFEAGVRVAALVVLLLAGLACVWPAPFERLQQRWLAGSRLFAWQPRAAGAGGALLVGVSLGIAWTPCAGPVLASVLALAASAQATARASVLLGVYALGAATPLLALIYGGRWASARLRPLQRHTAWVRRGFGVCAVAMALLQLWQLDAALTARLLPWLPSISTGL; encoded by the coding sequence ATGTGGGCCTTCGTCCTGGCCGCGCTGGCTGGCGTGGCCACCATCCTCTCGCCGTGCGTGCTGCCGATGCTGCCCATCGTGCTGGCGCGCGGGGCCGGCGACGACCGCCGCGAACCGCTGCTGATCGTCGTCGGCTTCGTCGCCTCCTTCGCCGCCGGCGGCATCGCCATCGGCGCGCTGGCGGCGTCCTCCGGCCAGTTCGAGGCGGGCGTGCGCGTGGCCGCGCTCGTGGTGCTGCTGCTGGCCGGGCTGGCCTGTGTGTGGCCGGCGCCGTTCGAACGGCTACAGCAGCGCTGGCTGGCCGGCTCGCGTCTGTTCGCCTGGCAACCGCGGGCGGCCGGCGCGGGCGGCGCGCTGCTGGTCGGAGTCTCGCTTGGCATCGCCTGGACGCCATGCGCCGGGCCGGTGCTGGCCTCGGTGCTGGCGCTGGCCGCCAGCGCCCAGGCCACCGCGCGCGCCAGCGTCCTGCTCGGCGTGTACGCGCTCGGCGCGGCCACGCCGCTGCTGGCCCTGATCTACGGCGGTCGCTGGGCCAGTGCTCGGCTGCGCCCGCTGCAACGCCACACCGCCTGGGTGCGGCGCGGCTTCGGCGTCTGCGCCGTGGCCATGGCCCTGCTCCAGTTGTGGCAGCTCGATGCCGCGCTCACCGCTCGACTGCTGCCGTGGCTCCCCTCCATCTCCACCGGATTGTGA
- a CDS encoding thioredoxin family protein, with product MPTFLRAFLITAIATVSTVLAWSSSRADEARPAPLTTAPDFSGGGEWINSPPLSMSKLRGKVVLVEFWTYSCINCLRVAPYVSQWHARYADQGLVVVGVHTPEYGYERVSANVREAVQRLGIHHPVVQDNGYRIWNAYGNQYWPALYLIDSEGRVVYRHFGEGDYDRTEARIQALLAAR from the coding sequence ATGCCTACCTTCCTCCGTGCCTTTCTCATCACCGCCATCGCCACCGTGTCCACCGTGCTGGCCTGGTCCTCCTCCCGCGCCGATGAGGCGCGGCCGGCCCCGCTCACCACCGCGCCGGACTTCAGCGGCGGCGGCGAGTGGATCAACAGCCCCCCGCTGAGCATGTCGAAGCTGCGCGGCAAGGTCGTGCTGGTCGAGTTCTGGACCTACTCGTGCATCAACTGCCTGCGCGTGGCGCCTTACGTCTCGCAATGGCACGCGCGCTACGCCGACCAGGGCCTGGTCGTGGTCGGCGTGCACACGCCCGAATACGGCTACGAACGCGTGAGCGCCAACGTGCGCGAGGCGGTGCAGCGCCTGGGCATCCACCATCCGGTGGTGCAGGACAATGGCTACCGGATCTGGAACGCCTACGGCAACCAGTACTGGCCCGCGCTCTACCTGATCGACAGCGAGGGCCGGGTGGTGTACCGCCATTTCGGTGAGGGCGACTACGACCGCACCGAGGCGCGGATCCAGGCCTTGCTGGCCGCGCGCTGA
- a CDS encoding response regulator, protein MAHTDHILIVDDDREIRRMVGEYLQRNGLRTTLAADGREMRAALDTSDVDLIVLDVMMPGEDGLSLCRNLRAGKHRNVPVVMLTARDEETDRIVGLEMGADDYVVKPFSARELLARINAVIRRSRMLPPNLQVTEAGRLIGFGQWRLDTTARHLLDEDGTAYPLSGAEFRLLRVFLDHPQRVLSRDQLLNLTRGRDAELFDRSIDLLVSRLRQRLRDDARGQAYIKTVRSEGYVFCQPVVLLGENA, encoded by the coding sequence ATGGCTCATACAGACCACATCCTCATCGTCGACGACGACCGCGAGATCCGCCGCATGGTCGGCGAGTACCTGCAGCGCAACGGTCTGCGCACCACGCTCGCAGCCGACGGCCGCGAGATGCGCGCGGCGCTGGACACCAGCGACGTCGACCTGATCGTGCTCGACGTGATGATGCCCGGCGAGGACGGTCTGTCCCTGTGCCGCAACCTGCGCGCCGGCAAGCACCGCAACGTGCCGGTGGTGATGCTCACCGCGCGCGACGAGGAGACCGATCGCATCGTCGGCCTGGAGATGGGTGCGGACGACTACGTGGTCAAGCCGTTCTCCGCGCGCGAGCTGCTGGCGCGCATCAACGCGGTGATCCGGCGCTCGCGCATGCTGCCGCCCAACCTGCAGGTCACCGAGGCCGGCCGGCTGATCGGCTTCGGCCAGTGGCGGCTGGACACCACCGCGCGCCACCTGCTCGACGAGGACGGCACCGCCTATCCGCTCAGCGGCGCGGAGTTCCGCCTGCTGCGCGTGTTCCTCGACCACCCGCAGCGCGTGCTCAGCCGCGACCAGCTGCTCAACCTCACCCGGGGCCGCGACGCCGAGTTGTTCGACCGCTCCATCGACCTGCTCGTCAGCCGCCTGCGCCAGCGCCTGCGCGACGACGCGCGCGGGCAGGCCTACATCAAGACCGTGCGCAGCGAGGGCTACGTGTTCTGCCAGCCCGTGGTCCTGCTCGGCGAGAACGCATGA
- a CDS encoding ATP-binding protein: MNAPPRTGWRRLLPRTLGARLTLILFTGLLLAHALSFALLFSERYVVARSMMLTHLDQDVAVSVALLERLSPAERVRWAPRLERRTYRYLPGPARPGVPLTSDRAREVTALIDRSLNHHYRLRARTVSTSPERFEVELTLADGQPLTIEVTPSVMPIARWLPVVLAAQLALLLLCAWLAVRLATRPLVQLADAVERLDPARTHPPLPQEGPVEVVKAATAFNAMQARIGHYLAERLQILAAISHDLQTPITRMKLRLEAMEEGADRDRLIGDLEQLQQLVREGIAYARSTHGATGPAVRLDLHALLDSVVCDYQDAGKPVTLGECARASLSTRPPTLRRIVENLIDNAVKYGGAAEVGVRQLDDGRVAVDVCDRGPGIPEQEMQAVLQPFYRLESSRNRDTGGTGLGLAIAHQLAATLDGELVLANRSGGGLRATLLLPVAPASTGRSTG, from the coding sequence ATGAACGCCCCCCCGCGCACCGGCTGGCGACGCCTGCTGCCACGCACCCTTGGCGCGCGCCTGACCTTGATCCTGTTCACCGGCTTGCTGCTCGCGCACGCGCTGTCCTTCGCGCTGCTGTTCTCCGAGCGCTACGTGGTCGCGCGTTCGATGATGCTCACCCACCTGGACCAGGACGTGGCCGTCAGCGTGGCCCTGCTCGAACGTCTGAGCCCGGCCGAGCGCGTGCGATGGGCGCCGCGCCTGGAGCGGCGCACCTACCGCTACCTGCCTGGCCCGGCGCGGCCCGGCGTGCCGCTGACCAGCGACCGCGCGCGCGAGGTCACCGCCCTGATCGACCGCAGCCTGAACCATCACTACCGCCTGCGGGCGCGCACGGTGTCCACCTCGCCGGAGCGCTTCGAGGTGGAGCTCACCCTGGCCGATGGCCAGCCGTTGACCATCGAGGTCACACCCTCGGTGATGCCGATCGCGCGCTGGCTGCCGGTGGTGCTGGCGGCGCAACTGGCGCTGCTGCTGCTGTGCGCGTGGCTGGCGGTGCGGCTGGCGACGCGTCCGCTGGTGCAACTGGCCGACGCGGTCGAGCGGCTGGACCCGGCGCGCACGCATCCGCCGCTGCCGCAGGAAGGGCCGGTGGAAGTGGTCAAGGCCGCCACCGCGTTCAATGCGATGCAGGCGCGCATCGGTCACTATCTCGCGGAGCGGCTGCAGATCCTGGCCGCGATCTCGCACGACCTGCAAACCCCGATCACGCGCATGAAGCTGCGCCTGGAAGCGATGGAGGAGGGCGCCGACCGCGACCGCCTGATCGGCGACCTGGAGCAGTTGCAGCAGTTGGTGCGCGAGGGCATCGCCTACGCGCGCAGCACCCACGGAGCCACCGGCCCAGCGGTGCGGCTGGACCTGCACGCATTGCTCGACAGCGTGGTGTGCGACTACCAGGACGCGGGCAAGCCGGTCACGCTGGGCGAATGCGCGCGCGCTTCGTTGAGCACGCGGCCGCCGACATTGCGGCGCATCGTCGAGAACCTGATCGACAACGCGGTGAAGTACGGCGGCGCCGCCGAGGTCGGCGTGCGCCAGCTCGATGACGGGCGCGTGGCCGTGGACGTGTGCGACCGTGGCCCGGGCATCCCCGAACAGGAGATGCAGGCGGTACTGCAACCGTTCTACCGGCTGGAGAGCTCGCGCAACCGCGATACCGGCGGCACCGGACTGGGGCTGGCCATCGCTCATCAGCTGGCGGCCACGCTGGACGGCGAACTCGTGCTCGCCAACCGTAGCGGCGGTGGCCTGCGCGCGACGCTGCTTCTGCCGGTGGCACCGGCCTCCACGGGGCGCTCTACGGGATGA
- a CDS encoding quinone oxidoreductase family protein yields MKAVVMTRQGGPEVMAFVERPEPVVGPGEALVEIAAAGVNFMDTGVRRGLAWSDMPDPKILGVEGAGRVLSVGAGVEPAWVGRRVAWVYAPGSYAERISIPVDALVPLPDALDERTAAAVMMQGLTASHFATDFHPVQPGEVALVHAAAGGLGLLLTQIIKLRGGRVIGRVSHADKVAVALEAGADHVIVDAEGRFADEAVRLSGGEGVHVVYDGSGPQTFQASLAALRRSGTFCWYGPVLGGPGPIDVMSLPKSIKLGYAVFSDHVATRELLRGRAARLFDWIAAGALKVRIGGVHPLAEAARAHADMESRRTTGKLLLIP; encoded by the coding sequence ATGAAAGCTGTCGTGATGACCCGCCAGGGCGGGCCCGAGGTCATGGCGTTCGTGGAGCGTCCCGAGCCGGTCGTGGGGCCGGGCGAGGCGCTCGTGGAGATCGCCGCGGCGGGCGTGAACTTCATGGACACGGGGGTGCGGCGGGGGCTCGCCTGGAGCGACATGCCGGACCCGAAGATCCTGGGTGTCGAAGGCGCCGGGCGAGTCCTGTCGGTTGGCGCCGGCGTCGAGCCGGCGTGGGTGGGACGCCGGGTCGCCTGGGTCTACGCGCCTGGCAGCTACGCCGAACGGATCTCCATCCCGGTCGACGCGCTCGTGCCGCTGCCCGACGCCCTCGACGAGCGCACGGCGGCGGCGGTGATGATGCAGGGTCTGACCGCGAGCCACTTCGCCACCGACTTCCACCCCGTGCAGCCCGGCGAGGTCGCGCTCGTCCATGCGGCCGCCGGCGGCCTGGGCCTGCTCCTCACCCAGATCATCAAGCTGAGGGGGGGCCGTGTCATCGGCCGCGTATCGCACGCGGACAAGGTCGCCGTCGCGCTCGAGGCGGGCGCCGACCATGTGATCGTCGACGCCGAGGGCCGGTTCGCCGACGAGGCGGTCCGCCTCTCCGGCGGCGAAGGAGTGCACGTGGTCTACGACGGCTCGGGTCCGCAGACCTTCCAGGCTTCCCTGGCCGCCTTGCGCCGCAGCGGGACCTTTTGCTGGTACGGGCCGGTGCTCGGCGGGCCCGGGCCCATCGACGTGATGAGCTTGCCCAAGAGCATCAAGCTCGGCTACGCGGTCTTCTCCGACCATGTCGCGACCCGCGAGCTGCTGCGCGGCCGCGCCGCGCGCCTGTTCGACTGGATCGCCGCCGGCGCGCTGAAGGTCAGGATCGGGGGCGTCCATCCGCTGGCCGAAGCCGCGCGGGCCCATGCGGACATGGAGAGCCGCCGCACGACCGGCAAGCTCCTGCTCATCCCGTAG
- a CDS encoding TetR/AcrR family transcriptional regulator — protein MARPKAFDTEEALDAAIGVFREHGFEGTSADMLVKAMGIGRQSLYDTFGDKWGVYCAAVRRYAAQEGEAHAAALRSRPRAIEGLRAMVERLVKDAGQACLGVGSICEFGRARADLAKIHDAAERALHGMIVERVRAAQADGDVGVDLKPEEAAGFLLASFAAIRIAARGGAKADQLRGLGRLALRALR, from the coding sequence ATGGCCAGACCCAAGGCGTTCGACACGGAGGAGGCGCTGGATGCCGCGATCGGCGTGTTCCGCGAGCATGGCTTCGAGGGGACCTCGGCCGACATGCTGGTCAAGGCCATGGGGATCGGCCGACAGAGCCTCTACGACACCTTCGGCGACAAATGGGGCGTCTATTGCGCCGCCGTACGGCGCTATGCGGCCCAGGAAGGCGAAGCCCACGCCGCGGCCCTGCGCAGTCGGCCGCGGGCCATCGAAGGCCTTCGGGCCATGGTGGAGCGCCTGGTCAAGGACGCCGGGCAGGCCTGCCTCGGAGTGGGGTCCATCTGTGAGTTCGGCCGCGCGCGGGCCGATCTGGCGAAAATCCACGACGCCGCCGAGCGAGCGCTGCACGGCATGATCGTCGAACGCGTGCGCGCGGCCCAGGCCGACGGCGACGTCGGCGTCGATCTGAAGCCCGAAGAGGCGGCGGGTTTCCTCCTCGCGAGCTTCGCCGCCATCCGCATCGCCGCCCGGGGCGGCGCCAAAGCCGACCAGCTGCGCGGCCTGGGCCGGCTCGCGCTGCGCGCCCTGCGGTGA
- a CDS encoding alpha/beta fold hydrolase, whose amino-acid sequence MTFKPDDLANPGRRRLLIAGAFAVGAWNQLACAALAEPTLPAPPAPWAPIQQIDAGDLSIGYADFGPPDGPPVILLHGWPYDIHSFVDVVPRLTAAGRRVIVPHLRGYGTTRFRSGDAVRNGQQAALAIDVINLMDALGLAQAVIAGFDWGARTADIVAALWPERCTALVSVSGYLIGSPQANQEPLTPEAELSWWYQFYLATERGRLGYERNLRDFTRLIWRTASPQWQFSEATFARSAQAFDNPDHVSIVVHNYRWRLGLAAGEARYDALESRLARFPVIGVPTITMEGDANGAPHPQPAAYRARFSGPYAHRLITGGIGHNLPQEAPDAFAQAVLDVTELR is encoded by the coding sequence ATGACCTTCAAACCCGACGACCTCGCCAATCCAGGCCGGCGCCGCCTGCTCATCGCGGGGGCCTTCGCCGTCGGCGCCTGGAACCAGCTCGCCTGTGCGGCACTCGCCGAGCCCACCCTGCCCGCCCCGCCCGCTCCCTGGGCGCCGATCCAACAGATCGACGCCGGCGACCTCTCCATCGGCTACGCCGACTTCGGCCCGCCCGACGGCCCGCCGGTGATCCTGCTGCACGGATGGCCCTACGACATCCACAGCTTCGTGGACGTCGTCCCGCGGCTGACGGCCGCCGGGCGCCGGGTCATCGTGCCCCACCTCCGTGGCTACGGGACGACACGCTTCCGCTCCGGAGACGCCGTCCGCAACGGGCAGCAGGCGGCCCTTGCCATCGACGTGATCAACCTCATGGACGCGCTGGGTCTCGCCCAGGCGGTGATCGCCGGCTTCGACTGGGGCGCGCGCACCGCCGACATCGTCGCGGCGCTCTGGCCGGAGCGCTGCACGGCGCTGGTCTCGGTGAGCGGCTATCTGATTGGCAGCCCGCAGGCCAACCAGGAGCCCCTGACGCCGGAGGCGGAGCTTTCCTGGTGGTACCAGTTCTACCTCGCCACCGAGCGTGGCCGCCTCGGCTACGAACGCAACCTGCGCGACTTCACCCGGCTCATCTGGCGGACCGCCTCGCCGCAATGGCAATTCAGCGAGGCGACCTTCGCCCGCTCGGCCCAGGCCTTCGACAATCCCGACCATGTGTCGATCGTCGTCCACAACTACCGCTGGCGCCTGGGCCTGGCGGCCGGCGAGGCCCGCTACGACGCCCTCGAGAGCCGCCTCGCGCGGTTCCCCGTGATCGGCGTGCCGACGATCACGATGGAAGGCGACGCCAACGGCGCGCCCCATCCGCAGCCAGCGGCCTACAGGGCGAGGTTTTCCGGGCCCTACGCCCATCGCCTGATCACCGGGGGGATCGGCCACAACCTGCCGCAGGAGGCGCCCGATGCCTTCGCCCAGGCGGTGCTCGACGTGACCGAGCTGCGCTAG
- a CDS encoding organic hydroperoxide resistance protein, whose amino-acid sequence MSPIENVLYTGKTHTTGGRDGTARSSDGRLDIKLSPPGSAGAGTNPEQLFAAGWSACFIGAMSLAARGMNVTLPAGAAVDAEVDLGTTAGAFFLQARLKVSLPGLEANLARSLIEAAHQTCPYSKATRGNIAVTLDLA is encoded by the coding sequence ATGTCCCCCATCGAAAACGTTCTCTACACTGGCAAGACGCATACGACCGGCGGCCGCGACGGCACCGCGCGCAGCTCGGACGGCCGGCTCGACATCAAGCTGTCGCCGCCCGGGTCCGCCGGAGCGGGCACCAACCCCGAGCAGCTGTTCGCCGCCGGCTGGTCGGCCTGCTTCATCGGGGCGATGAGCCTCGCCGCGCGCGGCATGAACGTGACCCTCCCCGCCGGCGCCGCGGTCGACGCCGAGGTGGATCTCGGCACGACGGCGGGCGCCTTCTTCCTGCAGGCGCGCCTGAAGGTGAGCCTGCCGGGCCTGGAGGCGAACCTCGCCCGCTCGCTCATCGAGGCGGCCCACCAGACCTGCCCCTACTCCAAGGCCACGCGCGGCAACATCGCCGTGACGCTCGACCTCGCCTGA
- a CDS encoding MarR family winged helix-turn-helix transcriptional regulator — protein sequence MTKSQNPKPPKLADFMCFAIYSANLAYGRAYKPILDELGVSYTQWIIIVALWEEDEQTVGGLGARLFLESNTLTPILKKLETLGYLKRRRDPADERQVIVSLTEAGRQLREKGLQKTLVKAAGLEPEEFATLQRAVTRLRDNLIRHADGQ from the coding sequence ATGACCAAGTCCCAGAACCCGAAGCCCCCGAAGTTGGCGGACTTCATGTGCTTCGCGATCTACTCGGCCAACCTGGCGTACGGGCGGGCCTACAAGCCCATCCTCGACGAGCTGGGAGTGAGCTACACCCAGTGGATCATCATCGTCGCCCTGTGGGAGGAGGACGAGCAAACGGTCGGCGGCCTGGGCGCCAGGCTCTTCTTGGAATCCAACACGCTCACGCCGATCCTCAAGAAGCTGGAGACCCTCGGCTATCTGAAGCGCCGACGCGATCCAGCCGACGAGCGCCAGGTGATCGTCAGCCTGACCGAGGCGGGTCGCCAGCTGCGCGAGAAGGGCCTGCAAAAGACCTTGGTCAAGGCGGCCGGCCTCGAGCCGGAAGAATTCGCCACGCTGCAGCGCGCCGTCACCAGGCTTCGCGACAACCTCATCCGCCACGCCGACGGGCAATAG
- a CDS encoding DEAD/DEAH box helicase, whose product MKYILPANHGLPERILGDPDLLPKTEEGTPSLTDVQYEALSQGVARGTSMLVVAPTSTGKTLIGIWALSSWLFARPGRHAVYLVTHRALARQKFEEFVGRLSDRYLGGDKSGIVLANGDAVEDGAGGVPTDPLGALILVATYEKYLAMVSGSGIRSDMSHCVIICDEIQILGDQNRGRSVEVLLTLLRKTRWGQLIGLSAVIDARDARDLREWFNATLIRLDGREKHLHYECRTPSRVLSFRTDKAEAGIQSTAPTPQAPNDTALILEQLLKNKDALPVVVFCMTRRKVEQLSQAHARKLGLTVSATQPLLPELRESTTAARELSRFIPKRFAFHSAELIEEERILVESKLESKQLDLVFATSTLAAGVNFPFKTAVFDDWKRWDDRSKGHVPMPASEFHNMAGRVGRMGSGHSHGSVIFTAKDNYQERQSVTSYLNPDQSTPLTPRVTPDDFNQLALQLVSSGVCQTQEEVSDFLSSTFSAMRELESNKMGLSHWTSAMSQSIQALRTWGFML is encoded by the coding sequence ATGAAGTACATTCTCCCGGCCAACCATGGTCTGCCCGAGCGCATCCTCGGCGACCCCGATCTTCTCCCGAAAACCGAAGAGGGAACACCGTCGCTGACAGACGTCCAATACGAGGCGCTCAGCCAGGGCGTTGCTCGTGGCACCTCGATGTTGGTGGTCGCCCCCACCTCCACGGGGAAGACGCTCATTGGAATCTGGGCCTTGAGCAGCTGGCTCTTCGCTCGTCCAGGCCGGCATGCCGTGTATCTGGTCACGCATCGCGCCCTGGCCCGACAGAAGTTCGAAGAATTCGTGGGGCGCCTGAGCGACCGGTATCTGGGTGGAGACAAGAGCGGCATCGTGCTCGCCAATGGAGACGCCGTCGAGGATGGAGCGGGTGGCGTTCCGACAGACCCCCTCGGGGCCCTCATCCTGGTGGCGACGTACGAGAAATATCTCGCGATGGTCTCTGGAAGCGGCATCCGCTCCGACATGAGCCATTGCGTCATCATCTGCGATGAAATCCAGATTCTGGGTGATCAGAATCGGGGCCGGAGCGTCGAGGTTCTCCTGACGCTGCTGCGCAAGACGCGATGGGGGCAGCTCATCGGGCTGTCCGCGGTGATCGACGCGCGCGACGCCAGGGACTTGAGGGAGTGGTTCAACGCCACCCTGATTCGACTCGATGGCCGGGAGAAGCACCTCCACTACGAATGCCGGACCCCCAGCCGGGTTCTTTCCTTCCGAACGGACAAGGCGGAAGCGGGCATTCAGAGCACGGCGCCCACTCCTCAAGCGCCAAACGATACGGCCTTGATCCTCGAGCAGTTGCTCAAGAACAAGGACGCGCTCCCCGTGGTCGTCTTCTGCATGACCCGTCGAAAGGTGGAACAACTGTCTCAGGCTCACGCCCGAAAGCTGGGCCTGACCGTTTCAGCGACACAGCCCCTGCTGCCCGAACTGAGGGAGTCAACCACCGCGGCGCGGGAACTCTCCCGCTTCATTCCCAAACGGTTCGCCTTCCACTCGGCGGAACTGATCGAGGAGGAGCGGATACTCGTCGAAAGCAAGCTGGAATCGAAACAGCTGGATCTGGTCTTCGCCACGAGCACGTTGGCCGCCGGGGTCAACTTCCCTTTCAAGACAGCGGTCTTCGACGACTGGAAGCGATGGGACGATCGAAGCAAGGGTCATGTGCCCATGCCCGCGAGCGAGTTCCACAACATGGCCGGGCGGGTCGGCCGCATGGGTTCGGGACACTCGCATGGCAGCGTCATCTTCACGGCCAAGGACAACTATCAAGAGAGACAATCCGTCACCTCCTACCTGAATCCCGACCAGTCGACGCCGCTCACTCCCCGGGTGACGCCCGATGACTTCAACCAGCTCGCGCTCCAGCTCGTCTCGTCCGGGGTATGCCAGACGCAAGAAGAGGTTTCCGACTTCCTGTCGAGCACCTTCAGCGCCATGCGTGAACTCGAATCGAACAAGATGGGGCTGTCACATTGGACGAGCGCCATGAGTCAATCCATCCAGGCGCTCAGGACATGGGGGTTCATGCTGTGA
- a CDS encoding DEAD/DEAH box helicase: protein MDERHESIHPGAQDMGVHAVRKLHVTEVGRQVAFSGLRPDTAHYLLDYLGSRHAELCSFVPDGAQRPGSPQRLNYCLINACLTSPEFWGAHRARSIPYGFDVLVQNDPVVAYASSLAETQWQGYRDAANAAMLLMDWLEGVPLNLLEGQFPNVRAGNIRSLCRDLAWALSGLSNILAAATQPNLSTEERPSCLRALSPDAVRSLRRLLQPLRILVWRLNVGLPPTVLWMTELKTDNGERAVSRAEALSLHQIGLGSFESLRRRSNWEHLVEILGANGATDPHARARELQQLANGWHGTTRNRAKAQQLRRLDTTDQPLLENFYHSRDKHFEAAFQALLERVGIRYTLFDTGQKPGAFDYLLHVEGRPDIAVECKTKQGDGLVDLTAARVVLSSSEQYGHRETFCVTLCQPGVDPNVPENLQACPRLCIVETHDLAEAFTRLIRQSLSPQSFHDWLAQPGQARAETLLVHTRAVTEPEVISPQPT from the coding sequence TTGGACGAGCGCCATGAGTCAATCCATCCAGGCGCTCAGGACATGGGGGTTCATGCTGTGAGGAAACTGCATGTCACGGAGGTAGGCCGCCAGGTGGCGTTCAGCGGATTGCGGCCCGACACCGCCCACTACCTGTTGGACTATCTGGGGAGCCGGCACGCCGAACTCTGCTCCTTCGTCCCGGATGGAGCGCAGCGGCCGGGCTCACCCCAACGTCTCAACTATTGCCTGATCAACGCCTGTCTGACCTCACCCGAGTTCTGGGGAGCCCACAGGGCGAGATCCATCCCCTATGGCTTCGATGTCCTCGTCCAGAATGATCCCGTCGTGGCCTATGCCTCGAGCCTCGCCGAGACGCAGTGGCAGGGCTACCGCGACGCCGCGAACGCCGCGATGCTTCTCATGGATTGGCTCGAGGGCGTTCCCCTCAATCTGCTGGAGGGCCAGTTCCCCAATGTCCGGGCTGGAAACATCCGCAGCCTGTGCAGGGATCTGGCCTGGGCCCTCTCCGGACTCTCCAACATCCTGGCGGCCGCCACCCAGCCCAACCTGTCGACCGAGGAGCGGCCCAGCTGTCTTCGCGCGCTGTCACCCGACGCGGTGAGGAGCCTTCGCCGTCTCCTGCAACCGCTTCGGATCCTCGTCTGGCGACTCAATGTCGGTCTGCCGCCGACGGTTCTCTGGATGACCGAATTGAAAACCGACAATGGAGAACGCGCGGTCTCCAGAGCCGAAGCCCTGTCCCTGCATCAAATCGGCCTCGGTTCCTTCGAGAGCCTCCGTCGCCGGAGCAACTGGGAGCACCTCGTCGAGATACTAGGCGCCAATGGCGCGACCGACCCACATGCGCGTGCGCGCGAGTTGCAACAGCTCGCCAACGGATGGCATGGCACCACCCGTAATCGCGCGAAAGCCCAGCAACTCCGCCGTCTGGACACCACCGACCAACCCCTGCTCGAGAACTTCTACCACAGCAGGGACAAGCACTTCGAGGCCGCGTTCCAGGCGCTGCTGGAGCGCGTTGGAATTCGCTATACCCTGTTCGACACGGGCCAGAAGCCAGGGGCTTTTGATTACCTGTTGCATGTCGAGGGCCGCCCCGACATCGCCGTCGAGTGCAAGACGAAGCAGGGAGACGGTCTGGTTGATCTCACCGCCGCGCGAGTCGTCCTGAGCAGCTCGGAGCAGTATGGGCACCGGGAAACGTTCTGCGTGACACTTTGCCAGCCCGGGGTGGATCCCAATGTCCCGGAGAATCTGCAGGCCTGCCCCCGGCTGTGCATCGTGGAAACGCATGATCTGGCCGAGGCGTTTACCCGCCTCATCCGCCAATCGCTCAGCCCGCAGTCCTTTCATGACTGGCTGGCCCAACCCGGGCAAGCCAGGGCGGAGACGCTTCTGGTTCACACTCGAGCTGTCACCGAGCCCGAGGTGATTTCGCCGCAGCCCACCTGA
- a CDS encoding SDR family oxidoreductase has product MWEVLAGAAKQERLEQHARRLPVGRVGLPADIGHAVLFLMGNGFTTGETLHVDGGHRLV; this is encoded by the coding sequence ATGTGGGAAGTCCTCGCGGGGGCCGCGAAGCAGGAGCGCCTCGAGCAGCACGCGCGCCGGCTCCCCGTCGGGCGGGTGGGGCTGCCCGCCGACATCGGCCATGCCGTCCTCTTCCTCATGGGCAACGGCTTCACCACCGGCGAGACGCTGCACGTCGACGGTGGGCACAGGCTCGTGTGA